One region of Candidatus Schekmanbacteria bacterium RIFCSPLOWO2_02_FULL_38_14 genomic DNA includes:
- a CDS encoding glycosyl transferase family 2, whose amino-acid sequence MENFLDVSVVIPVFNEKESLKELSSKLVNVLERIGTNYEVLFVDDGSTDGSFDFIKEINEKNHSIRGVQLRKNFGKAVALSTGFQRARGKIIVTMDGDLQDEPEEIPKFLQKIKEEYDLISGWKQKRNDHFFRVISSKIFNKMTALFTGVRLHDINCGFKCYRREVLEQINIYGELYRYIPILVAGRGFRVSEIPVEHHYRRFGKSKYGPGRFIKGCFDLLTVLLLTRYKERPLHFFGISGIIVSGTGFGICIYMSFLRFQGYKIGDRPLLLLGILMLILGVQFVSMGLIGEMITARFVKESNKDIIISEI is encoded by the coding sequence ATGGAAAACTTTCTTGATGTTTCAGTAGTTATTCCTGTCTTTAATGAAAAAGAAAGCTTAAAGGAGCTTTCAAGTAAGTTAGTCAATGTGTTAGAAAGAATTGGTACAAATTATGAGGTTCTCTTCGTCGATGATGGAAGTACAGATGGTTCTTTTGATTTCATTAAGGAAATTAATGAAAAAAATCACAGCATTAGAGGGGTTCAGCTAAGGAAGAATTTTGGGAAAGCAGTAGCCCTTTCTACTGGATTCCAACGTGCAAGAGGGAAGATTATTGTTACCATGGATGGGGATTTACAAGATGAGCCGGAGGAAATCCCGAAGTTTTTACAAAAAATCAAAGAGGAATATGATCTCATTTCTGGATGGAAGCAAAAAAGGAATGACCATTTTTTCAGAGTTATCTCATCAAAGATATTCAATAAGATGACGGCATTATTTACTGGTGTGAGGCTCCACGATATTAATTGTGGCTTTAAATGTTACAGACGTGAGGTTTTAGAGCAGATAAACATCTATGGGGAGTTGTACCGATATATTCCCATACTCGTTGCTGGTCGAGGATTTAGAGTAAGTGAGATCCCTGTTGAGCATCATTATAGAAGATTTGGAAAATCTAAATATGGTCCTGGAAGGTTTATTAAGGGTTGTTTTGACCTTCTCACAGTATTGCTTCTTACAAGGTATAAAGAAAGGCCGCTTCATTTTTTTGGAATATCAGGAATAATAGTTTCCGGAACAGGTTTTGGGATTTGTATCTATATGTCATTCCTACGATTTCAGGGTTATAAGATAGGGGATCGGCCCCTTTTGCTATTGGGGATTCTCATGTTAATCTTAGGTGTCCAATTTGTCTCTATGGGTCTTATAGGTGAGATGATTACCGCTCGCTTTGTTAAAGAGAGTAATAAAGATATTATTATCTCGGAGATATAA